A window of Columba livia isolate bColLiv1 breed racing homer unplaced genomic scaffold, bColLiv1.pat.W.v2 Scaffold_140, whole genome shotgun sequence contains these coding sequences:
- the LOC135577803 gene encoding olfactory receptor 14J1-like translates to LHYGTLLGSRACVHMAAAAWATGFLNALLHTANTFSLPLCKGNALGQFFCEIPQILKLSCSHSYLRELGLIVVSACLGFICFVFIVVSYVQILRAVLRIPSEQGRHKAFSTCLPHLAVVSLFLSTVMFAYLKPPSISSPSLDLLVSVLYSVVPPKLPQGIVMDGPLTATISSPDFSPQLTEVVLPSME, encoded by the exons ctgcactacgggaccctcctgggcagcagagcttgtgtccacatggcagcagctgcctgggccactgggtttctcaatgctctgctgcacacggccaatacattttcactgcccctgtgcaagggcaatgccctgggccagttcttctgtgaaatcccccagatcctcaagctctcctgctcacactcctacctcagggaacttgggcttattgtggtcagtgcctgtttaggttttatttgttttgtgttcattgtggtgtcctatgtgcagatcttgagggccgtgctgaggatcccctctgagcagggacggcacaaagccttttccacctgcctccctcacctggctgtggtctccctgttcctcagcactgtcatgtttgcctacctgaagcccccctccatctcctccccatccctggacctgctggtgtctgttctgtactcggtggtgcctcca aagctgccccagggcattgtCATGGATGGGCCCCTCACAGccaccatttccagccctgacttctctccccagctcacagaggttgttcttccctccatggaatGA